In Toxotes jaculatrix isolate fToxJac2 chromosome 12, fToxJac2.pri, whole genome shotgun sequence, the following are encoded in one genomic region:
- the supt6h gene encoding transcription elongation factor SPT6 has translation MSDFIESEAEESEEEFEEKDLKPKKTQRFMEEDDEEEDENTEDQDEQGNLRGLIDDGDEEGEEDEEEPERSGSGGGSDSEEEVRHRRKKRNYDDYLDDDDLDLIEENLGVKVKRRKKKYDRVKTLDDDEEDDDEKDLIADEIFHGDGEGELEEGEAVDEPLQHADDDEEGEDEESDIDDFIVDDDGQPITKKRGKKFSGYTDAALQEAQEIFGGDFDFADFDADAYDQGEEEEEDQDEEGWDRPKKQTKRRQGRKSIFEIYEPSELESSHMTDQDNEIRSTDMPERFQLRSIPVKPAEDDELEEEAEWIFRHGFSTLTISMQESTDYLDRGTTTNFSRKGPSTIAKIKEALNFMRNQQFEVPFIAFYRKEYVEPELNINDLWKVWQWDEKWTQLKTRKQNLTRLFQKMQSYQFEQISADPDKPLADGIRPLDTADMERLKDVQTLEELGDVYNHFLLYYGRDIPKMQNAAKANKKRLKKIKEVSEDGEEEELEVEEEEEQKGPDLKLASRRDMYSICQSVGLDGLAKKFGLTPEQFGENLRDSYQRHETEQFPAEPVELAKDYVCSQFTTPEAVLEGTRYMVAMQIAREPLVRHVLRQTFQERAKINIKPTKKGKKEVDEAHFAYSFKYLKNKPVKELNGDQFLKMCLAEDEGLLSIDICIDLIGVKGYAGDQTYFDEIKQFYYRDEFSHQVQEWNRQRTLAIERALSQFLYPQMAKELKSKLIAEAKESIVRSCCRRLYNWLKVAPYRPDQQVEEDDDLMDESQGKGIRVLGVAYAPSRDTPVFCALINGEGEVVDFLRLPYFMKRRNAFREDEREKKANDIENLKRFLSSKKPHVVAVAGENRDAQMIMEDIKRTISELEQESSLPAVGVELVDNELATLYMNSKKSEVDFRDYPPLLRQAVSIARKIQDPLVEYAQVCSTDDDILCLKLHPLQEHVVKEDLLSALYCEFINRVNEVGVDVNRAIAHSHTQSLVQYVCGLGPRKGSHLLKILKQNNTRLENRTQLVTMCHMGPKVFINCAGFIKIDTASLGDSTDSYIEVLDGSRVHPETYEWARKMAVDALEYDESAEDANPAGALEEILENPERLKDLDLDAFAEELERQGYGNKGITLYDIRAELSCRYKDLRVPYRVPNTEEVFNLLTKETPETFYIGKLITSIVTGIAHRRPQGESYDQAIRNDTTGLWQCPFCQQDNFPELSEVWNHFDSGSCPGQAIGVRSRLDNGVQGFIPTKFLSDKVVKHPEERVKVGMTVHCRIMKIDIEKFSVDLTCRTSDLMDKANEWKLPKDSYYDFDTESEDQKQEEELKKKQQRTPYIKRVIAHPNFHNISFNQAEKMMETLDQGDLIIRPSSKGENHLTVTWKVADGIYQHVDVREEGKENAFSLGHTLWINNEEFEDLDEITARFIQPMASFARDLLGHKYFQECNGGNKEKMEEMLIRAKREKPTFIPYFISACKDLPGKFILGYQPRGKPRIEYVTITPDGFRYRSQIFPTVNGLFRWFKDHYQEPVPGITPSNSSRTRTPASLNATPANINIADLTRAVNALPRNMTSQMFSAIAAVTGQGQNPNTTPAQWGSSQYGYSGSTGGGGGSSSAYHVFATPQQPMATPMMTPSYSYTTPSQQTLGTPQYPGSTPQSSHSHAHPHVSHHSHHGHHSSHHGHSSGTPSSSTSSRGRTPQQQPKASGSNASAVDWGKMAEQWLKEKEAEGRKKAQRMTPRPSPSPMIESTPMSIAGDATPLLDEMDR, from the exons ATGTCAGACTTCATTGAGAGTGAGGCCgaggagtcagaggaggagTTTGAAGAGAAAGACCTAAAGCCTAAAAAGACCCAGAGATTTATGGAGGAAGACG atgaggaagaagatgagAACACAGAGGACCAGGACGAGCAGGGAAATCTACGCGGACTCATTGATGATGGCgatgaggagggggaagaggatgaagaagaaccTGAAAGAAGTGGGAGTGGAGGGGGGAGTGActcagaggaggaagtgaggcATCGTCGTAAAAAGCGAA ATTATGATGACTACCTGGATGACGATGATCTTGACCTTATTGAGGAAAACTTGGGTGTTAAAGTGAAAAGGAGG aagaagaaatatgatcgtgtaaaaacactggatgatgatgaagaagatgatgatgagaagGACTTAATCGCCGATGAGATCTTTCACGGGGATGGAGAGGGTGAGCTGGAGGAAGGAGAGGCTGTGGATGAGCCTCTCCAACATGCAGATGATGACGAAgaaggagaggatgaggaaTCAG ATATAGATGATTTCATTGTGGATGATGATGGCCAACCCATCACCAAAAAGAGGGGCAAGAAGTTTTCAGGATACACAGACGC AGCCCTCCAGGAGGCCCAGGAGATCTTCGGTGGAGATTTCGACTTTGCTGACTTTGACGCAGATGCCTATGAccaaggtgaggaggaggaagaggaccagGATGAGGAGGGCTGGGACCGACCCAAGAAGCAGACTAAGAGGAGGCAGGGGAGGAAGAGCATCTTTGAGATCTACGAGCCCAGTGAGCTGGAAAGCAGTCACATGACCGACCAGGACAATGAGATCCGCTCTACCGACATGCCTGAGAGattccag TTACGATCCATCCCAGTCAAACCTGCTGAGGATgatgagctggaggaggaagctgagtgGATCTTCAGGCATGGCTTCTCCACACTTACTATATCTATGCAG GAGAGCACAGATTATCTAGATAGGGGAACAACCACAAACTTCAGCAGGAAAGGCCCCAGCACAATTGCCAAGATCAAAGAGGCCCTCAACTTCATGAGGAACCAACAGTTTGAG GTTCCATTCATAGCTTTTTACCGGAAGGAATATGTGGAACCAGAGTTGAACATCAATGACCTATGGAAGGTGTGGCAGTGGGATGAAAAG TGGACTCAACTGAAGACCCGGAAGCAGAACCTGACCCGTCTGTTTCAAAAGATGCAGTCCTACCAATTTGAGCAGATCTCTGCTGACCCAGACAAACCTTTGGCTGATGGCATCCGTCCTCTGGACACCGCAGATATGGAGAG GCTGAAAGATGTACAGACTCTTGAAGAGCTGGGCGATGTGTATAATCACTTTCTGCTCTACTATGGCCGAGATATCCCCAAGATGCAGAATGCTGCCAAGGCCAACAAGAAAAGGCTCAAAAAGATCAAAGAAGTGTCAGAGGATG GTGAAGAAGAGGAATTGGAggttgaagaagaagaagaacagaaaggACCCGACCTCAAGCTGGCATCTCGTAGGGATATGTACAGCATCTGTCAGAGCGTGGGACTTG ATGGCTTGGCTAAAAAGTTTGGGTTAACTCCAGAGCAGTTTGGAGAGAATCTGAGAGATAGTTACCAGCGTCACGAGACAGAGCAATTCCCCGCTGAGCCCGTGGAGCTGGCCAAAGATTATGTGTGCAGTCAGTTCACCACTCCGGAGGCAGTGCTGGAAGGAACCAGGTACATGGTGGCCATGCAGATTGCTCGGGAACCTCTGGTCAGACATGTTCTCAGACAGACCTTTCAGGAGAGAGCTAAGATCAACATCAAACCTACAAAGAAGGGCAAAAAG GAGGTAGACGAGGCTCATTTTGCCTACTCCTTCAAGTATCTCAAGAACAAGCCAGTAAAAGAGCTGAATGGGGATCAGTTCTTGAAGATGTGCCTGGCAGAGGATGAAGGGCTGCTGTCCATTGACATCTGTATAGACCTTATAGGGGTCAAAGG atATGCTGGGGACCAGACATACTTTGATGAGATCAAGCAGTTCTACTACAGGGATGAGTTCAGTCACCAGGTGCAGGAGTGGAACAGGCAGCGAACTTTAGCCATAGAGCGAGCTCTCAGTCAGTTCCTCTACCCGCAGATGGCCAAGGAGCTCAAGAGCAAACTGATCGCTGAGGCCAAAGAGAGCATTGTCAGG TCCTGCTGTCGCCGGTTGTATAACTGGCTAAAGGTGGCTCCTTACAGGCCAGATCAGCAGGTTGAGGAAGATGACGATCTGATGGATGAGAGTCAGGGCAAAGGCATTCGAGTACTAGGTGTAGCGTATGCACCCAGCAG aGATACACCAGTTTTCTGTGCTCTGATCAACGGAGAAGGAGAGGTGGTGGACTTCCTGCGTCTTCCCTACTTCATGAAGAGGAGGAATGCTTTtagggaggatgagagagagaagaag GCCAACGACATTGAAAATCTCAAGAGGTTTCTGTCCAGCAAGAAACCTCATGTAGTAGCTGTTGCTGGAGAAAACCG AGACGCCCAAATGATCATGGAGGACATCAAGAGGACTATCAGTGAGCTTGAACAAGAGTCCTCTCTGCCTGCTGTGGGAGTGGAACTTGTTGACAATGAACTGGCCACATTGTACATGAACAGCAAGAAGTCTGAG GTTGATTTTAGGGATTACCCTCCCTTGCTGCGACAGGCTGTGTCAATAGCTAGAAAGATCCAGGATCCCCTGGTGGAGTATGCTCAGGTCTGCAGCACTGACGATGATATTCTCTGCCTCAAACTGCACCCATTACAG gaacATGTGGTGAAGGAGGATTTGCTCTCTGCGCTTTACTGTGAATTCATCAACCGTGTCAATGAGGTTGGAGTGGATGTGAATAGGGCCATCGcccattctcacactcagagcCTGGTCCAGTATGTCTGTGGCTTGGGACCAAGGAAGGGCTCCCACCTTCTCAAG ATTCTGAAGCAGAACAACACTCGCCTGGAAAACAGAACCCAGCTGGTCACAATGTGTCACATGGGACCCAAGGTTTTTATCAACTGTGCTGGTTTCATCAAGATCGACACTGCATCACTTGGAGACAG TACGGACTCCTACATCGAGGTTCTGGATGGGTCTCGTGTCCATCCTGAGACCTACGAGTGGGCTCGTAAGATGGCTGTGGACGCACTCGAGTATGACGAGTCGGCAGAAGATGCTAACCCAGCTGGAGCTCTGGAGGAAATCTTGGAAAATCCAGAACGTCTCAAAGATCTGGACCTCGACGCCTTTGCTGAAGAGCTTGAGAGACAG GGTTATGGCAACAAGGGAATTACTCTGTATGATATCCGtgcagagctgagctgcaggtACAAAGACCTGAGAGTTCCCTACAGAGTCCCTAACACCGAGGAGGTCTTCAACCTTCTCACAAAGGAGACTCCAGAGACCTTTTATATTG GTAAGCTGATCACCAGTATAGTAACTGGTATCGCTCACCGGCGGCCTCAGGGAGAGAGCTACGACCAGGCCATACGTAACGATACTACAGGGCTGTGGCAGTGTCCCTTCTGCCAGCAGGACAACTTCCCAGAGCTCAGCGAG GTGTGGAATCACTTTGACAGTGGCTCGTGTCCTGGTCAGGCCATTGGGGTGCGGTCCAGGTTAGATAACGGCGTCCAGGGATTCATTCCCACCAAGTTTCTAAGTGACAAAGTGGTCAAACACCCTGAAGAGAGGGTTAAG GTGGGCATGACAGTTCACTGCCGTATCATGAAAATTGACATTGAAAAATTCAGCGTTGACCTCACATGCCGCACTTCAGACTTGATGGACAAGGCCAATGAGTGGAAACTCCCCAAAGACAGCTACTATGACTTTGACACAGAGTCTGAAGAccaaaaacaggaggaggagcttaaaaagaaacaacagcgAACGC caTATATAAAACGTGTTATTGCCCACCCCAACTTCCACAACATCAGCTTCAACCAGGCAGAGAAGATGATGGAGACCCTGGACCAGGGAGACTTGATCATCAGACCCAGCAGCAAGGGAGAGAACCACCTCACCGTCACCTGGAAA GTGGCCGACGGTATCTACCAGCATGTGGACGTAAGAGAAGAAGGCAAAGAGAATGCATTCAGCTTAGGGCACACTCTCTGGATCAACAATGAA GAATTTGAAGATCTGGATGAAATCACTGCTCGGTTCATTCAGCCTATGGCATCGTTTGCCCGAGATCTGCTGGGGCATAAGTACTTCCAGGAGTGCAATGGAGGAAACAAGGAG AAAATGGAGGAGATGTTGATCAGGGCAAAGAGGGAGAAGCCCACGTTTATTCCTTACTTTATTTCGGCTTGTAAAGACTTGCCAGGAAAGTTCATACTCGGCTACCAGCCTCGCGGAAAACCACG GATTGAGTATGTGACCATCACCCCAGATGGCTTCCGCTACCGCTCACAGATATTTCCCACAGTAAACGGACTATTCCGTTGGTTTAAGGACCATTACCAGGAGCCTGTACCAG GCATCACCCCCAGCAACAGCAGCCGAACAAGGACACCTGCATCCCTGAACGCCACCCCAGCGAATATCAACATCGCAG ACTTGACACGAGCTGTCAACGCCCTCCCACGCAACATGACCTCTCAGATGTTCAGTGCCATCGCCGCAGTCACAGGCCAGGGCCAGAACCCCAACACCACCCCCGCACAGTGGGGCTCCAGCCAGTATGGCTACAGTGGcagcacaggaggaggaggagggagctccTCTGCTTATCAT GTATTTGCTACACCTCAGCAGCCCATGGCGACGCCCATGATGACACCCAGCTACTCCTACACCACACCGAGCCAGCAGACCCTGGGCACTCCACAGTACCCCGGCTCCACCCCGCAGTCTTCACACTCTCACGCGCACCCACACGTGTCACACCACAGTCACCACGGCCATCACAGCAGTCACCACGGCCATTCGTCCGGCACGCCGTCATCCTCCACCTCATCCAGAGGACGGacgccacagcagcagccaaa GGCGAGCGGCAGCAACGCCTCTGCAGTGGACTGGGGCAAGATGGCGGAGCAGTggctgaaggagaaagaagcGGAGGGGCGGAAGAAAGCCCAGAGGATGACGCCACGACCGTCACCCAGCCCCATGATCGAGAGCACACCTATGTCCATCGCCGGAGACGCCACACCTCTGCTGGATGAAATGGACCGATAG
- the sdf2 gene encoding stromal cell-derived factor 2, with amino-acid sequence MGTLNCGFLPRFLPTLLLLLSCIFVLSRGTELSFVTCGSVIKLLNLKHNVRLHSHDVRYGSGSGQQSVTGVTAVEDSNSYWSVRGTSDAFCHRGTPVKCGQTIRLTHVNTGRNLHSHYFASPLSSNQEVSAFGEEGEGDHLDEWTVQCGGSVWKREEAVRFRHKATDALLSVTGEQYGRPIHGQREVHAMPSPSQHSLWKAMEGIFMSPSESPAGSRDYRHSHTEF; translated from the exons ATGGGTACATTAAACTGTGGTTTTCTTCCACGCTTTCTACCAACgcttttattattgttatcctGTATATTTGTCCTGTCACGCGGTACGGAACTGAGTTTTGTGACATGCGGATCAGTCATTAAACTGTTAAATCTGAAGCACAATGTGAGACTACACTCGCACGACGTACGCTACGGATCCG gtaGCGGACAGCAGTCTGTAACAGGGGTTACTGCAGTGGAAGACAGTAACAGCTACTGGAGTGTTCGTGGAACGAGCGACGCCTTCTGCCATCGGGGTACCCCAGTAAAGTGTGGGCAGACCATCCGCCTCACCCATGTCAACACCGGCCGAAACCTGCATAGTCACTACTTTGCCTCCCCACTGTCCTCTAACCAG GAGGTGAGTGCTTTTGGCGAGGAAGGGGAAGGGGATCACCTGGATGAGTGGACAGTTCAGTGTGGGGGATCTGTGTGGAAACGCGAGGAAGCCGTCCGCTTCCGTCACAAAGCCACTGACGCATTGCTGTCAGTGACAGGGGAGCAATATGGACGGCCGATCCACGGTCAGAGGGAAGTTCACGCCATGCCAAGCCCCAGCCAGCACAGCCTGTGGAAGGCCATGGAGGGCATTTTCATGAGCCCCAGCGAGAGCCCAGCGGGTAGCCGAGACTacaggcactcacacacagagttctgA
- the rab34b gene encoding ras-related protein Rab-34, which produces MLPPVKKDRIITHLPKYFSPNAALHTKDGFHPQVKAVCQVQKTDTVSLNIAKVIVVGDVAVGKTCLISRFCKGAFDKNYKATIGVDFEMERFEVLGVPFSLQLWDTAGQERFKCIASTYYRGAQAIIVVFDLSSVNSLEHARQWLEDAMKENDPSSVLLFLVGTKKDLSSPDQLAQIEQEAIRLSEEIKAEYWAVSAKSGDGIRDFFFRVASLTFEANVLSELEKSGSRHVSDIIRITDSAEAEHKPNKRKSNCC; this is translated from the exons ATGTTGCCACCAGTGAAGAAGGACCGGATCATTACTCATCTCCCAAAG TATTTTAGTCCAAATGCAGCGCTGCACACCAAAGATGGCTTCCACCCACAGGTGAAGGCTGTCTGTCAGGTGCAGAAGACAGACACTGTGAG CTTAAATATCGCCAAGGTCATTGTAGTGGGAGATGTTGCGGTTGGGAAGACTTGTTTGATCAGCAG GTTCTGTAAAGGTGCTTTTGATAAGAACTACAAAGCAACCATTGGGGTGGATTTTGAGATGGAGCGGTTTGAGGTGCTCGGTGTTCCCTTCAGTTTACAGCT GTGGGATACGGCAGGTCAGGAACGGTTCAAGTGCATCGCTTCCACCTATTACAGAGGAGCACAAG CCATTATAGTGGTGTTTGACTTAAGCAGTGTGAACTCATTAGAGCAcgccag acagtgGCTAGAGGACGCTATGAAGGAAAACGACCCATCCAGTGTTTTACTGTTCCTTGTCGGTACCAAGAAGGACCTCAGT TCTCCTGATCAGTTGGCTCAGATTGAGCAGGAAGCCATCAGACTCTCTGAGGAAATCAAAGCAGAGTACTGGGCCGTGTCTGCAAAGTCAG GAGATGGCATCAGGGATTTCTTCTTCCGTGTGGCCTCTCTGACTTTTGAGGCCAACGTTTTGTCTGAGCTCGAGAAAAGTGGGTCGAGGCATGTCAGCGACATTATCA GGATCACAGACAGCGCAGAAGCCgaacacaaaccaaacaagagGAAATCCAACTGCTGctga